The following proteins are co-located in the Verrucomicrobiia bacterium genome:
- the yacG gene encoding DNA gyrase inhibitor YacG, translated as MQVRCPHCRRVGNWLEAKSAPFCSSRCKLLDLGKWLNQEHAISSPLREENLSQLETSGTEMTGLDGTNDTA; from the coding sequence ATGCAGGTGCGCTGCCCCCATTGCAGGCGTGTTGGGAACTGGCTCGAGGCAAAATCGGCGCCATTTTGTTCGTCCCGATGCAAGCTCCTGGATTTAGGCAAGTGGCTGAACCAGGAACATGCAATCTCGAGTCCCTTGCGAGAAGAAAACCTGTCGCAGTTGGAAACGTCCGGTACAGAAATGACCGGCTTAGATGGAACCAACGATACCGCTTAG
- a CDS encoding carboxy terminal-processing peptidase produces the protein MIHPTLFRARIWLLAFVGATGLCFSVAADTPDTVAPTTNSWRLPRAEAEDGQIAFWTAYLLQKYHYSHQPFDDRISSQFLDSYLEALDPQHMHFLQSDLNGFDRYRTNLDNMLVTRSGTGDVSPGFEVFGRYIERLRERVEYVDELLKKEKFEFNTDERIAVDRRESPYPADLNEARELWRQRLRFEYLQEKLTLQDKKAKADKGESKPDAEPEVPLHDKIVDTLSHRNTRALKRFADWDKNDILGIYLTALSRVYDPHSDYFNRTQLEQFKISMNLQLFGIGAELRAEDGYCKVAKLLPGGPAMKSKKINAEDLIVAVAQSNAAPVDVVDMDLTKIVQMIRGPKGTLVRLTLAPAGKKSERTEITLIRDEIPLEDQAAKGRIIDMPNGKGVTRLGVITLPSFYAPMLDGSAAARKDVLGKYTSIDVAKLLSKFKQENVKGVILDLRYNGGGSLEEAIKVTGLFIKEGPVVQVRDMDGTVQVDKDTDSSVAYDGPLIVFTSRFSASASEIVAGALQDYGRALIVGDISTHGKGTVQTVQSLRPLMRLSETDPEPGALKFTIRKFYRASGGSTQLEGVNPDIVLPSRFNYSKDIGERALDNPMPWDEISSAKYTPVNTVQPYLAELLKRFTHRISTNQDFVYIREDIEEYRKAQADRTISLNEQQRIKEQEEAEQRQKARDKELRARKESEEKVYELTLKQAELPGLPAPLQKTNTVASAELDEMMELSAALGDHVAKDDEDDEEKLLTFDWNAAYLQEAQRIMVDYLDLLAKPSPIAANQRELNPAISTDRN, from the coding sequence ATGATCCATCCCACACTTTTCCGAGCACGCATTTGGCTGCTCGCATTCGTCGGTGCGACCGGACTGTGCTTCTCCGTTGCCGCCGACACTCCGGACACCGTCGCGCCGACCACAAACAGCTGGCGGCTCCCGCGCGCCGAGGCGGAGGATGGCCAGATTGCCTTCTGGACCGCTTACCTCCTCCAGAAATATCACTACTCCCATCAGCCGTTCGACGATCGCATCTCCAGTCAGTTCCTGGACAGCTATCTTGAAGCATTGGACCCGCAACACATGCATTTCCTCCAGTCCGATCTGAACGGCTTCGATCGTTATCGGACGAATCTGGACAACATGCTGGTCACCCGCAGTGGCACGGGCGATGTCAGCCCCGGCTTTGAAGTATTCGGACGCTACATTGAGCGGCTGCGTGAGCGGGTCGAATACGTCGACGAACTGCTCAAGAAGGAAAAGTTCGAGTTCAACACAGACGAGCGCATCGCCGTCGACCGGCGCGAATCACCGTATCCCGCGGATCTCAACGAAGCTCGTGAACTGTGGCGCCAACGGCTGCGATTTGAATACTTGCAGGAGAAATTGACCCTGCAGGATAAGAAGGCCAAAGCCGACAAGGGAGAATCAAAGCCAGACGCCGAGCCTGAAGTCCCGCTGCACGACAAGATTGTCGATACCCTCAGCCATCGCAACACGCGCGCCCTGAAGCGGTTCGCCGACTGGGACAAGAATGACATCCTTGGCATTTACCTGACGGCGCTCAGCCGTGTTTACGATCCGCATTCGGACTATTTCAACCGCACACAGCTCGAACAGTTCAAGATCAGCATGAACCTGCAACTCTTTGGCATTGGAGCAGAACTCCGCGCGGAAGACGGATACTGCAAGGTCGCCAAACTGCTCCCTGGCGGCCCCGCCATGAAGAGCAAGAAAATCAATGCGGAAGATCTCATCGTCGCCGTCGCACAAAGCAACGCAGCGCCCGTGGATGTCGTCGATATGGACCTTACGAAAATCGTCCAGATGATTCGCGGGCCGAAGGGCACCCTGGTCCGGCTCACACTTGCGCCCGCAGGCAAGAAGTCCGAGCGCACGGAAATCACCCTGATCCGCGACGAAATCCCGCTGGAAGACCAGGCAGCCAAGGGACGGATCATCGACATGCCAAATGGCAAGGGCGTTACCCGGCTCGGCGTCATCACCCTTCCTTCGTTCTATGCACCCATGCTGGATGGCTCCGCGGCTGCGCGAAAAGATGTGCTGGGCAAATATACGTCCATCGACGTGGCCAAGCTCCTGTCCAAGTTCAAGCAGGAGAATGTCAAAGGCGTGATTCTGGATCTCCGTTACAACGGTGGAGGATCACTGGAGGAAGCGATCAAGGTGACGGGATTGTTCATCAAGGAAGGCCCCGTCGTGCAGGTCCGTGACATGGACGGTACAGTTCAGGTGGACAAAGACACAGACTCATCCGTGGCCTACGACGGACCACTCATCGTCTTCACGAGCCGCTTCAGCGCTTCCGCATCCGAGATCGTCGCGGGAGCTTTGCAGGATTATGGACGAGCCCTGATCGTGGGCGACATCTCGACTCACGGCAAGGGCACGGTCCAGACTGTCCAGTCCTTGCGGCCGCTCATGCGCCTTAGCGAAACAGATCCTGAACCTGGCGCATTAAAGTTCACCATCCGCAAGTTTTACCGCGCCAGCGGAGGCTCCACGCAATTGGAAGGTGTCAATCCCGACATCGTGCTGCCATCGCGCTTCAACTACTCGAAAGACATCGGAGAGCGGGCCCTCGACAATCCGATGCCGTGGGACGAAATCAGCAGTGCGAAATACACGCCAGTCAATACGGTCCAACCGTACCTGGCGGAACTGCTTAAACGCTTCACGCATAGAATCTCCACAAATCAGGATTTTGTTTACATCCGCGAGGATATTGAAGAATACCGCAAGGCGCAGGCCGATCGGACCATCTCTCTCAACGAGCAGCAGCGGATCAAGGAGCAGGAAGAAGCTGAGCAGCGGCAGAAAGCGCGAGACAAGGAACTCCGGGCGCGCAAGGAATCCGAAGAGAAAGTCTACGAATTGACACTCAAGCAAGCCGAACTTCCAGGCCTGCCTGCCCCGCTCCAAAAGACAAACACCGTTGCCAGTGCTGAGCTGGACGAAATGATGGAACTGAGCGCGGCGCTCGGAGATCACGTTGCGAAAGACGACGAGGACGACGAAGAGAAGCTTCTGACATTTGACTGGAACGCAGCGTATCTGCAGGAAGCGCAACGCATCATGGTTGACTATCTCGACCTGCTGGCGAAACCGAGCCCGATTGCGGCAAATCAGCGCGAGTTGAATCCCGCCATTTCCACCGATCGCAATTGA
- the hisC gene encoding histidinol-phosphate transaminase has protein sequence MSRNTEKLIRPLVRQLHPYIPGEQPAIRNLIKLNTNENPYPPSPRVLRAVQQAVDSRLRLYPNPAADPLRQRLAKMHGCAPENILVGNGSDEVLALAVRAFVEPVPKTSRTRQTVAAPRSTVQYFHPSYSLYSVLADTHGGFRNPVPLATDFSLPSLHELRRNAVWQFNAALTLITTPHAPSGRGYSTSELERLCRAQKGVTLLDEAYVDFANEHAMDLALSLPHVLVARTFSKAYSLCFQRVGYVVGNPVLISALHKIRDSYNVNGLGQVAAVATLDDLAYYQSNFKRIRGTREQLGAELTKLGFEVLPSQTNFILARPPRFPAEQWLSSLRERKVLVRWFRQPEVSSFLRITIGTPAEAEALIKAARRILKTQ, from the coding sequence ATGTCGCGCAATACTGAGAAGTTGATCCGGCCTTTGGTTCGCCAACTGCATCCCTACATACCAGGTGAGCAACCAGCAATCCGGAACCTGATCAAGCTGAACACAAACGAGAACCCGTACCCGCCGTCACCACGGGTGCTCCGTGCCGTCCAACAAGCGGTCGATTCGCGGCTTCGTCTGTATCCAAATCCCGCCGCGGATCCCCTGCGGCAGCGTCTTGCGAAAATGCATGGCTGCGCTCCTGAAAACATCCTGGTCGGAAACGGCTCGGACGAAGTCCTGGCGCTGGCAGTTCGTGCTTTTGTCGAACCCGTGCCGAAAACCTCTCGCACGCGGCAGACCGTCGCGGCACCGCGTTCGACCGTGCAGTATTTTCACCCAAGCTACTCCCTTTATTCCGTCTTGGCTGACACGCACGGGGGCTTTCGAAACCCGGTTCCGCTTGCGACGGATTTTTCTTTGCCTTCACTCCACGAACTTCGGAGAAACGCAGTGTGGCAGTTCAACGCTGCCTTGACGCTCATCACGACCCCGCACGCGCCGAGTGGACGCGGCTATTCCACCAGTGAGCTGGAACGGCTTTGCCGTGCTCAAAAAGGCGTGACGCTTCTTGATGAAGCGTATGTCGACTTTGCTAATGAACACGCGATGGACCTTGCGTTATCGCTCCCGCACGTTCTTGTGGCCCGCACCTTTTCGAAAGCGTATTCGCTCTGTTTCCAGCGCGTGGGCTATGTTGTGGGAAATCCGGTTCTGATTTCAGCGCTGCACAAGATTCGCGACAGCTACAACGTGAACGGCCTCGGGCAGGTTGCCGCGGTGGCGACACTGGACGACCTGGCCTACTACCAAAGCAACTTCAAACGAATTCGCGGAACCCGCGAGCAACTGGGCGCGGAATTGACGAAACTCGGCTTTGAGGTTTTGCCAAGCCAAACCAATTTCATTCTCGCGCGGCCTCCCCGATTCCCGGCGGAGCAATGGCTATCGAGTTTGCGGGAGCGAAAGGTCCTTGTGCGCTGGTTCAGGCAGCCTGAGGTCAGCTCATTCCTGCGGATCACCATTGGAACACCTGCTGAAGCGGAAGCTTTGATCAAGGCGGCGCGACGCATTCTCAAGACCCAGTGA
- a CDS encoding autotransporter-associated beta strand repeat-containing protein — translation MKLLPRRHVMSAFGAVMFSSITSITAQTWISDASGNWDDPVNWSGSVVPDDGNAVADFSTLDIGATRTVTLGSSRKVGTLRFGDLAGTSGWTITTNASGDSSLTLGQGGTVPTVEVINNTAAIRVPLEGAHGWVKAGPGSFVLQGAANGYTGETRVLDGTLALNKASGVTSIPGDLVIAEAGTVLISGGSNQISDSALVTIKTGGTLNLNNRPEVIGQLVLDGGVITNNTGSPALVSQDGFDLRSGAVHSVLGGAGKMLTKSTAGTVVLTAANTFSGGTLILDGTLQVGNGGTGGSAGPSGSIITNYGRLVFNRGAGSALTVSSVISGPGVVVKTGPGTIAMTAANSYTGATIVSNGVLNISSSSTLGFGPIELAGGTLNTTANRSVNTAPLGNPIVVSGDSAITTTSPSGTVDLNFTNSSFSGTGGTLTFRNDGANDPTDLFDPRLSGGSFVFDRPIVIDNGAIGLTRLNAFNALGTTQTFNGPIAGTGSFRKSISAGAAGVTILNGQNSYSGTTTVTAGELQINGTLGTNSLIVSGSGTLSGSGVLGGAVTVQAGATLSPGNGAGTLTISNNVTLADGSKTVMDVGAAGLSDQVAGISELTCGGTLELNVSGNLSAGKTFQLFKAASYSGSFSSIHPPEPASGLVWNTNRLAVDGVLSVESTNLVVQPAISQCVRLPDRSVRFSFNGSIGLPYRVWACTNLALNLDTGSWILLTNGSFNQTIESFADPDAAQFKQRFYRVSVP, via the coding sequence ATGAAACTGCTACCTCGTCGGCACGTCATGTCAGCTTTCGGCGCTGTCATGTTTTCTTCAATCACATCCATCACAGCTCAAACCTGGATTTCTGATGCCAGCGGGAACTGGGACGATCCTGTCAATTGGTCCGGGAGCGTTGTTCCTGATGACGGGAACGCCGTTGCTGACTTCAGCACACTTGATATTGGAGCCACAAGAACCGTGACGCTCGGCTCCTCGCGCAAGGTTGGAACATTAAGGTTCGGCGACCTTGCGGGAACTTCGGGATGGACCATCACGACCAACGCGTCCGGTGACTCATCATTGACACTTGGTCAGGGCGGTACCGTGCCCACGGTCGAAGTCATCAATAACACCGCGGCGATTCGAGTTCCGTTGGAGGGGGCGCACGGGTGGGTGAAAGCCGGCCCAGGTTCGTTCGTCTTGCAGGGCGCGGCGAATGGTTATACTGGAGAAACTCGGGTATTGGACGGTACGCTCGCCTTGAACAAAGCATCGGGTGTCACCTCAATCCCCGGTGATCTCGTAATCGCCGAGGCGGGAACAGTGCTGATTTCGGGAGGGTCGAATCAAATTTCGGATTCCGCGCTCGTCACAATCAAGACGGGCGGGACGTTGAATTTGAACAATCGTCCGGAAGTGATTGGCCAGCTCGTGCTTGATGGAGGCGTGATCACGAATAACACAGGATCGCCTGCGTTGGTTTCGCAGGATGGATTCGATCTTCGGAGTGGCGCCGTGCATTCGGTGCTCGGAGGCGCCGGAAAGATGTTAACGAAGAGCACCGCGGGAACTGTGGTTTTGACGGCAGCGAATACGTTTTCCGGCGGAACTCTCATTCTGGACGGAACGCTGCAGGTGGGCAATGGCGGCACGGGCGGAAGTGCCGGACCAAGTGGAAGCATCATCACCAATTATGGCCGGCTTGTATTCAATCGCGGAGCCGGAAGCGCTTTGACAGTTTCGAGCGTCATTTCCGGTCCGGGAGTCGTGGTCAAGACCGGGCCCGGAACGATAGCGATGACAGCGGCCAATAGTTATACTGGCGCCACGATCGTCAGTAACGGGGTGCTGAACATCAGCAGTTCATCAACCCTTGGCTTCGGTCCGATCGAGCTCGCGGGCGGCACTTTGAACACCACAGCGAACCGATCCGTGAACACTGCGCCACTTGGCAACCCCATTGTTGTCTCGGGTGACAGTGCGATCACGACCACCAGCCCGTCTGGAACTGTGGATCTGAACTTCACCAACAGCTCGTTCTCAGGCACCGGGGGCACGCTCACGTTTCGAAACGACGGCGCGAATGACCCCACGGATCTTTTCGACCCGCGGCTGTCTGGCGGCAGCTTCGTGTTTGATCGTCCCATTGTGATCGACAACGGCGCTATTGGATTGACGCGGCTCAATGCCTTCAATGCCTTGGGAACGACGCAGACGTTCAACGGACCCATTGCTGGCACTGGCAGTTTTCGGAAATCGATCAGCGCCGGCGCGGCAGGAGTCACGATCCTGAACGGGCAAAACTCTTACAGTGGCACCACTACCGTTACCGCAGGGGAACTGCAGATCAATGGAACCCTCGGGACGAACTCTCTGATTGTCAGCGGGTCCGGAACCTTGAGTGGAAGCGGAGTGCTTGGCGGAGCAGTCACTGTGCAAGCGGGCGCAACGTTGTCGCCCGGCAATGGCGCCGGCACCCTGACGATCAGCAACAACGTCACCCTTGCCGACGGAAGCAAGACTGTCATGGACGTTGGTGCCGCAGGGTTGTCAGACCAGGTTGCCGGCATCAGCGAATTGACCTGCGGCGGAACGCTGGAACTGAATGTCAGCGGGAATCTTTCCGCAGGCAAAACGTTCCAGCTGTTCAAGGCAGCCAGTTATTCCGGCAGCTTCAGCAGCATCCACCCGCCCGAACCCGCCTCGGGTCTCGTATGGAACACCAACAGGCTGGCGGTGGACGGAGTCCTTTCCGTTGAATCCACGAACCTTGTCGTTCAACCGGCAATCTCACAGTGCGTCCGTCTGCCCGATCGCAGTGTGCGTTTCTCATTCAATGGAAGTATCGGTCTTCCTTATCGCGTGTGGGCTTGCACGAACCTCGCGTTGAACCTTGATACAGGATCATGGATCTTATTAACGAATGGCAGCTTCAACCAAACGATCGAATCGTTTGCCGACCCCGACGCAGCCCAGTTTAAGCAGAGGTTCTATCGCGTATCGGTTCCATGA